ACGAATTGACTCTAACCCCTAGCCCCTAGTCCCTCGCGCATGGACCCATGAAGAGTCGAGATCAAACAACCGCACTGCTACTTCGAAGCCTGGTAGTCGCGCTTCTGCTGAGCGCGCTCGCCGCCTGCGGCGAGAAGCCGCCGCCGCTGCCGAAGCTCGGCAGCGATGATGTCATTCTCGCTTTCGGCGACAGCCTGACCTACGGCACCGGTGCCGGAACGGAAGAGGCTTATCCGAAAGTGTTGGCTAAGCTGATAGGCCGCCAGGTCGTTGGCGCCGGCGTGCCCGGAGAGACGACGGCCGATGGGCTGGAGCGCCTGCCCGCGGTGCTCGATGAGGTCAAGCCCAGGCTGGTGCTGCTATGCATGGGCGGCAACGACATGCTGCGCAAGGTGGATTTCGCGAGCATCGAATCGAATCTGCGCGCGATGGTGCAACTGGCAAAGGCGCGCGGCATCGGCGTCGTGCTGATCGGCGTGCCGACGCCGGAACTGTTCGGCGGTCCGCCGGAGTTCTACGACAGGATTGCGAAGGAGCTCTCTCTGCCGCTGGAAAAGAAGGTATTGAACGACGTATTGTTCGACCGCAGCCTGAAGTCCGACCCGATTCATCCGAACGCCACGGGGTATCGCCACGTGGCGGAAGCGCTTGCCGGTCTGCTGCGCAAGGCGGGCGCAGTCTGAACCTCACTCGCATGGCCTGGAATGGTGATGATGGCACTACGTGAATGGCTGAAGACTGTGGCTCCGGCACTCGCGTGCGTTGTCGCTCTGTGCGCGAATACGACCGGCGCCGCCGTTCCGGAGAAAACGAAAGTCGTCCTGGCCGTGGGCGGCAAGACGACGCTGTATTACCTGCCGCTGACTCTTGCCGATCGCCTGGGCTACTTCGCGGACGAAGGCCTGGACGTGGAGATCAACGATTTCCCCGGCGGCTCGAGGGCATTGCAGGCACTGATCGGCCATAGCGCCGACGTCGTCTCCGGCGCCTACGAGCACACCATCGTGATGCAGACGCTCGCGCAGAAGGTGCAGGCTTTCGTACTGCAAGGCATGAATCCGGGACTTGAACTCGGCATCCGCAAGGACAGGGCGGCGGAATACGCCTGGGCAAAAGATCTGAAGGGCATGAAAATCGGCGTGTCCGCGCCGGGATCGAGCACGCATATGCTGGTCAATCATCTGCTGGCCTCGGTTGGACTCAAGCAGGATGACGTTTCGATCATCGGCGTCGGCACCGGTCCATCCGCAGTGGCGGCGATGCGCAGCGGGCAGATCGACGCTCTCTCCAGCGTCGAACCCGTGATGACGCTGCTCGAGCGCTCGGGCGATATGAAGATCGTGGTCGAAACCATCACCGAGAAAGGTGTGCGCGACGTATTCGGCGGCAGCATGCCGGCGGCGACGCTGTATGCGCGCGCTGACTTCATCGAACAGAATCCGCATACGGTGCAGGGGCTGACCAATGCGATCGTGCGCGCACTGTTGTGGCTGCAGCATAGTACAACCGAGGACGTGCTCAACACGGTGCCGCCGGAATATCTGCTCGGCGACAAGGCGCTCTATGCGGCGTCGTTCGAGCGCCTGCGGCCGACCTATTCGAAAGACGGCATGATTCCGAAGAAGGGCGTCGACAATTCCTACAAGGTATTGCTGGCGCACAACGCTGCCGTGCGGCGGGCGCCCGTGGTGTGGATCAACCAGACCTACACCAACGCCTTCGTCGAAAAAGCGCTGCAGAAGTACAAATAGGAATGAAAAGTTCGCTGGGACTGGAAGGCGTGACCTGCACCTTTGCCGCGCGAGGGGGCAACGCCGGTTACACCGCCGTCGCAGATGTGAATCTCGCTGTGCTGGAAGGCGAGTTCGTGTCGGTGGTCGGCCCCACCGGCTGCGGCAAATCCACGCTGTTGAATGTGGCTGCCGGGCTGCTGACGCCCACGCGCGGAAGCGTGACCGTGTTCGGGGAGAAACTACAGGGCATCAACAGGCGGGCCGGTTATTTGTTCCAGAGCGAAGCGCTGATGCCCTGGCGTACGGCATTGCAGAACGTGACGGCCGGGCTGGAGTTCCGTGGCGGCGATGCGGAAGAGGCGCGCGCACGCGCGGCGCACTGGCTCAAGCGCGTCGGGCTCGCCGCCCACGGGCACAAGTATCCGCACGAACTCTCCGGCGGCATGAGAAAGCGCGTCGCGCTGGCGCAGACGCTGATTCTCGATCCCAAGATCCTGCTGATGGACGAACCGTTCTCGGCCCTGGACGTGCAGACCCGCAGCCTGATGGAGAACGAATTGCTGAACTTATGGGCGCAGGACCGCAAGTCGGTGGTGTTCGTTACGCACGATCTCGAGGAGGCCATCTCGCTGTCCGATCGCGTCGTGGTGATGTCGGCGGGACCGGCCAGCCGGTTGATCGGCGAGTTCGCCATCGACCTGCCGCGTCCGCGCGACGTATCCGAAATAAGGCTGACCCCGCGCTTCGTCGAACTGCACAAGCTGATCTGGCAGGCCCTGCGCGACGAAGTGCAGAAAGCCTATGCGCATTCGCTGGATTGAAAAAGCAACTTCAAGTCCTGTAACCACGGAGAACACGGAGAAATGAAAAAGGCAAAGGTAAACTTACTTAGTATGACCTGCAGGGAAATCGCGGCAACAACTGACTCCGACTCCGGGGAAGAATCCACATCCAGTTTTCGACGCGTTGACTTATCCCGGGTTTCCTCCGTGCCCTCCGTGTCCTCCGTGGTTCAAGGTTGATATGAAACGTGGGACGCTTGTTGTCTGCCAGGTCGGGCTGCTGATCGGGTTGTTCGTGCTCTGGCACGTGCTGGCCGCGACGGAAACGCTGCCGAAATTCTTTTTCGGCGAACCGCTGGTCGTACTGGCGCGCGTGCGCGACTGGTTCATCAGCGGCAAGATCTATCCCCATCTCGGGGTAACGCTGATCGAGACTCTCCTCGCCTTCGTCATCGGCACCGCGCTCGGCCTGGTATTCGGCCTGTGGCTGGCGCTCTCCGACTTCGCGGCGAAATTGCTGAATCCGTATATCACCGCGCTCAATTCCATGCCGCGCGTGATTCTGGCGCCGATCTTTGCGGTCTGGTTCGGGCTGGACATCAAGTCCAAGGTCATGCTCGGGATCACGCTGGTGTTCTTCATCGTCTTCTTCAGCGTCTATAACGGCGTGCGCGAAGTCAGCCCCACGATACTCGCGAACGCGCGCATGCTCGGCGCAAACGGCCGGCAGTTGCTGCGACATGTCTATCTGCCAAGCGCGACAGCCTGGGTGTTCTCCAGCCTGCACGCCTCCGTCGGCATGGCCTTCGTCGGGGCCGTGGTCGGCGAATACCTCGGTTCCGCCCGCGGCGTCGGCTATCTGATCCTGCAGGCGGAGGGCGTCTTCGACATCAATACGGTCTTCGCCGGGGTGCTGGTGCTGACCGCCTGCGCCCTGGTCCTCGACTACGCCGTCACCCTCGCCGAAAGACGCCTGCTGCGCTGGCGACCGGGCAGCGTCTCTTCCGCTTCCTGATCTACGGCGAATTCCAGAATGAACCACGGAGAACACGGAGGACACGGAGGAAAATCACGAGAAAAGAAGGGCGCTGGGTTAAAAGCCGTGCATCTGTGGACGGCCCCCGTAGCGGAAGAAAGTTGACGGCACAGGTTCGCAAAGTATCACTGCTGTTACCCCAATCCTGGTTTTCCTCTTTCTTGCATTTCCTCCGTGCCCTCCGTGGTTCACGTTATTTGATTGTCTTGAGCGCAATGGCCAGTCCGTGCTAGAAACGGGTTCGGGCCTCTCAACAAGAAAACGCACTTGGACTTTTCCAATCACGCCATCCTGATCGGCGCCGTAATGGTGCTGCTGAGCATCCTCGCCAGCACGCTTTCGGCGCGCACCGGTGCACCGCTCCTGTTCGTATTTCTCGGCATCGGCATGCTGGCCGGCGAGGATGGGCCGGGGCACATCCGCTTCGGCGACTATCAGGTCGCCTACCTGGTCGGCACCATGGCGCTGGCCGTCATCCTGTTCGACGGCGGCATGCGCACCCGCTACGAAACCTTCCGCGTCGGTTTGTGGCCGGCGGTGTCGCTCGCCACGGTGGGCGTGGTGCTGACGACGGCGATCGTGGGCTATGGCGCCTCCCGCATTCTCGGGCTCGGATTGATGGAAGGCATGTTGATCGGTGCCATCATCGGCTCGACCGATGCGGCGGCGGTGTTTTCGCTGTTGCACGCGGCGGGCATGCGGCTCAAGCAGCGGGTCGGCGCCACGCTCGAAATCGAGTCGGGCTGCAACGATCCGATGGCCGTGTTCCTGACCTTGTCGCTGATCCATATCGTCGGAGCCGATCAGCACGCACCCGGCTGGTCGCTGCTCTGGCACTTCGTCCAGCAGTTCGGGCTCGGCGCACTGACCGGAATCGGCGGCGGCAAGCTGCTGGTCTGGCTGCTCAATCGCGTGACGCTCGCGAGTGGACTCTATCCGCTTCTGGCCATGGCAGGCGGGTTGGCAATCTACGCCGGCACGACGGTCCTGGACGGCAGCGGCTTCCTTGCGATCTATCTCGCCGGACTCGTTCTCGGCAACAGCCGCGTACACACCGCGGGGAACATCCTGCGCGTACACGACGGACTCGCCTGGCTGTCGCAGATCGCCCTGTTTCTGATGCTTGGGCTTCTGGTCTCGCCCGGCGCGCTGTTCGATATCGGTTTCGGCGCAATCGGGGTTGCGGCGGTGCTGATGTTCGTCGCGCGGCCGCTCGCGGTCGGGGTATCGCTGCTTCCGTTCAGATTTCCGCTGCGCGAGCAGGTGTTCATCTCGTGGACCGGTTTGCGCGGCGCGGTGCCGATTGTGCTGGCGCTGTTTCCGGTCCTGGCCGGCCTGCCGCTGTCGTCGATCTATTTCAATGTCGCGTTCTTCGTGGTGCTGGCGTCGTTGCTGGTGCAAGGCTGGACCGTCGCACCGCTGGCGGACCTGTTGCGATTGAAGCTGCCGAAGGAGCATGCGCCTTACTATTCTGAGTACGTCGAAGTGCCGGGGAGGGCGGGGCTGCAATTGCTCGGCTATCGTGTGAATGAGCTGAGCGCCGCAATCGGCCGGACAGTGATCCAGCTCGCGCTGCCCGCCGACGTCCGCGTGGTGGCCGCATTCCGTGACGGAAAATCACTCGAGTCCATCAGCCGGCTGGAAGTCGCCGCGGGAGATCTGGTGTACGTGATCACGCCGAGCGAGCACTTGACCGTACTCGATCTGCTGTTCGTGCCGGCCGACGATCTGGAAGAATCCGAGCAGCAGCGATTCTTCGGCACGTTCACGCTGAACGGCGATGCGCCGCTGGGCGAAGTCGTAGAAATGTACGGCGGAGAGGTTCCGCAGGCGATCAGTTCCATGTCGCTCGCGCAGTACATCGACCGCCAGTTCCGCCGCCGCCCGGACGTGGGCGACTACGTGCGCTTCGGCAAGCTGAACCTGGTGGTGCGTGAGATGCGGGAAGGCCAGGTTTCCAAAGTCGGCATCATCGTCCGGGACAAATAAAACCTGCCGACTACAACGCATCCTCGGACAAAGCCATGAACATCACGTTCTCCCGGCAGGCTTGCTCGATCGGGCGGCTGCCCACCATGCCCCGGGAGTAGGCAAACAGGATCACCTTGAGCAGCACCGCTGGCGGGTAAGCGGGGGCGCCGGTCTCATCGTTGCAGAAGCGCTCATCGAAGCTGGACAAGTCGAGCTCGTGATCGAGCAGGTGATGGAGCGCATGTTCGAAGGTGCCGGGGAGTAACTGCCGGGAAAGATCAACGGGAAGAAACTTGGGACTCGTATCAATCGTCTTGTTGCGGGCCATAGTAGTGTCATTTCCCACAAAATCTCAATGTCCCAATCTTGCAGCACGCTCATGACAGGAGCAAGATCGCGGTAGACTTTTTCTACAGCCTCGTTAGCTGCAAGAACTCGGATGATTGATTCCTCGCAAGCATCTGTCTTTTTCTCGAAATTAAGCGCTGCCGAGCAGTTGCGTTTTCTAGTCCTGTTCGCATACCACCTTACAGTCGCAGCTCGTGATACATATGCGGCCCAAGAAGAAGGTCTTACCGATCCCCATCGCATGCAAACCGAAGGGGTCAGGCCTATACATTATAGGCGCGATCGCGTAGAGTTCTGCGATGGCCCGTCCGTTACGCTTGGAATTTGCTGGCGCCTGCTATCACCTGACTGCGCGCGGCGATCGTCAGGAACCCATCTTCGAAGACGACGAAGACCGGCTGGTTTTCCTCGACCGGCTCGCCAAGGAAGTCCTCCAGCAAGGCTGGCGGCTCTACGCATTCTGCCTGATGGGCAACCACTACCATTTGTTGCTCGACACCCCTGAACCGAATTTGGTCCAGGGCATGCGCAGGTTGAACGGGGTCTATACCCAAGCCTTCAATCGTCGCCACGGCCGGGTAGGCCATGTGTTGCAGGGGCGCTACAAGTCGATCCTGGTCGACCGGCAATCCTATTTGCTGGAGCTGTGCCGCTATGTGGTCCTCAATCCGGTGCGCGCCGGGATGGTGGCTACGGTGAAGGACTGGCATTGGAGCAGTTATCTGCCGACGGCGGGGGCGATACCGTGTCCGCCCTGGCTCGCCGCCGAAGCCGTGCTCGACCTGTTTGGTCAAGGCGCGCCTGCCCGCAGAGCGTACGAGCGCTTTGTGGCGCAAGGTCTCAAGCAGCCCTCTCCCTGGGAGCAGCTCAAGGGGCAGATCTATCTGGGATCGGACGCTTTCCACGCCCGGATGCACAAGCGTTTGCCCGGGACCGCGCCGAAAGGCGTCTCGCGCCGCCAGCTCAACCCGAATCGCCCCGGCGCGCAGACGGTGCTCCGCGCGGTCGCCGACGCCTACGGCATCGCGCCGGCTGCGACGCTACAGCGCCAGAGCGGGCCTGCATTCAAGCAGGCGGTGTATCTGCTGCGCCGGCGGGCCAATCTGAGCCTGCGGGAAGTCGCGGCGATGGCCGGGTTGACCATTGGACGGATCGCGCAGATCCAGAGCGAGATCGAATCGCTGCCGGTTGATGAGACGCTGAATCAAATCGTCGCGAAGCTATAATGTATAGGCCTGACCCTATTGCTCTATTGCTCCCTCGCCGCTGTCTCGGGCGCGTTATGCGGGACGTTATGCCGCAAAAAGGGATCGGTCTGCCTAGATGCCGACACCTTGATATGCTGACTAAATGAAGGTCAGTGAAATACTGCGAATGCTCAACGAGGATGGGTAGGTTCTCGTGGCAACACGCGGCAGCCACCGTCAGTTCAAGCATTCTGTGAAACCCGGCCGTGTCACGGTCCCTGGCAAACCTGCCGACGACTTGGCACCCGGCACGTTAAACAGTATTCTGAAACAGTCTGGTCTAAAGAAATGAGGGACTTATGCGCTATGCGATCGTAATCGAAAAGGCCGAAGGCAATTTCTCAGCGTACGTTCCGGACCTGCCGGGGTGTGTAGCTACCGGCGCCAGCGTTGAGGAAGTCGAATCCAAAATTCGCGAAGCAATTGAGTTTCATCTTGAGGGTATGCGTGAAGATGGCACTCCCATTCCGCCACCCGCGAGCCGCGTCGAATACGTCGATATTGCAGCATAACAACGCGTTCGAAACCGGACGCACAGAAGCTTCGCTTCTTCTCGCCGTTCAACGCGGGAATCGGTTGCAGTCGACTATCCCGCATCTGTTGTGAGCCTCTGAGGGCTCGTGCCGACATGGAATCTGCGCACGGGTAGCCACACGCTCAGAGCGATCAAGCCTCGATCAGCAGAGTTATCGGCTTTGTCCCGTGCCGGTCCGACCGTCGTTGCCATGATGGACGCGGTTTGCCTTACGCAAGCCGTGGAAAGGTTTCCTGCCTGTTCTCTGGCGGCCACGCTAAGCCTCATCGCGGCTGAGCGGCGGGCAGGAACAGAACAGGTTGCGGTCGCCCCAGACGTTGTCCACCCTGCCCACGGGTGACCAGTATTTGGTCTTGCGCAACGCCGCCATCGGATAGGCGGCTTCTTCGCGCGAGTAGGCATGCGG
Above is a genomic segment from Betaproteobacteria bacterium containing:
- a CDS encoding arylesterase; the encoded protein is MKSRDQTTALLLRSLVVALLLSALAACGEKPPPLPKLGSDDVILAFGDSLTYGTGAGTEEAYPKVLAKLIGRQVVGAGVPGETTADGLERLPAVLDEVKPRLVLLCMGGNDMLRKVDFASIESNLRAMVQLAKARGIGVVLIGVPTPELFGGPPEFYDRIAKELSLPLEKKVLNDVLFDRSLKSDPIHPNATGYRHVAEALAGLLRKAGAV
- a CDS encoding ABC transporter substrate-binding protein — translated: MMALREWLKTVAPALACVVALCANTTGAAVPEKTKVVLAVGGKTTLYYLPLTLADRLGYFADEGLDVEINDFPGGSRALQALIGHSADVVSGAYEHTIVMQTLAQKVQAFVLQGMNPGLELGIRKDRAAEYAWAKDLKGMKIGVSAPGSSTHMLVNHLLASVGLKQDDVSIIGVGTGPSAVAAMRSGQIDALSSVEPVMTLLERSGDMKIVVETITEKGVRDVFGGSMPAATLYARADFIEQNPHTVQGLTNAIVRALLWLQHSTTEDVLNTVPPEYLLGDKALYAASFERLRPTYSKDGMIPKKGVDNSYKVLLAHNAAVRRAPVVWINQTYTNAFVEKALQKYK
- a CDS encoding ABC transporter ATP-binding protein, which encodes MKSSLGLEGVTCTFAARGGNAGYTAVADVNLAVLEGEFVSVVGPTGCGKSTLLNVAAGLLTPTRGSVTVFGEKLQGINRRAGYLFQSEALMPWRTALQNVTAGLEFRGGDAEEARARAAHWLKRVGLAAHGHKYPHELSGGMRKRVALAQTLILDPKILLMDEPFSALDVQTRSLMENELLNLWAQDRKSVVFVTHDLEEAISLSDRVVVMSAGPASRLIGEFAIDLPRPRDVSEIRLTPRFVELHKLIWQALRDEVQKAYAHSLD
- a CDS encoding ABC transporter permease, yielding MKRGTLVVCQVGLLIGLFVLWHVLAATETLPKFFFGEPLVVLARVRDWFISGKIYPHLGVTLIETLLAFVIGTALGLVFGLWLALSDFAAKLLNPYITALNSMPRVILAPIFAVWFGLDIKSKVMLGITLVFFIVFFSVYNGVREVSPTILANARMLGANGRQLLRHVYLPSATAWVFSSLHASVGMAFVGAVVGEYLGSARGVGYLILQAEGVFDINTVFAGVLVLTACALVLDYAVTLAERRLLRWRPGSVSSAS
- a CDS encoding potassium/proton antiporter, whose translation is MDFSNHAILIGAVMVLLSILASTLSARTGAPLLFVFLGIGMLAGEDGPGHIRFGDYQVAYLVGTMALAVILFDGGMRTRYETFRVGLWPAVSLATVGVVLTTAIVGYGASRILGLGLMEGMLIGAIIGSTDAAAVFSLLHAAGMRLKQRVGATLEIESGCNDPMAVFLTLSLIHIVGADQHAPGWSLLWHFVQQFGLGALTGIGGGKLLVWLLNRVTLASGLYPLLAMAGGLAIYAGTTVLDGSGFLAIYLAGLVLGNSRVHTAGNILRVHDGLAWLSQIALFLMLGLLVSPGALFDIGFGAIGVAAVLMFVARPLAVGVSLLPFRFPLREQVFISWTGLRGAVPIVLALFPVLAGLPLSSIYFNVAFFVVLASLLVQGWTVAPLADLLRLKLPKEHAPYYSEYVEVPGRAGLQLLGYRVNELSAAIGRTVIQLALPADVRVVAAFRDGKSLESISRLEVAAGDLVYVITPSEHLTVLDLLFVPADDLEESEQQRFFGTFTLNGDAPLGEVVEMYGGEVPQAISSMSLAQYIDRQFRRRPDVGDYVRFGKLNLVVREMREGQVSKVGIIVRDK
- a CDS encoding transposase, with amino-acid sequence MARPLRLEFAGACYHLTARGDRQEPIFEDDEDRLVFLDRLAKEVLQQGWRLYAFCLMGNHYHLLLDTPEPNLVQGMRRLNGVYTQAFNRRHGRVGHVLQGRYKSILVDRQSYLLELCRYVVLNPVRAGMVATVKDWHWSSYLPTAGAIPCPPWLAAEAVLDLFGQGAPARRAYERFVAQGLKQPSPWEQLKGQIYLGSDAFHARMHKRLPGTAPKGVSRRQLNPNRPGAQTVLRAVADAYGIAPAATLQRQSGPAFKQAVYLLRRRANLSLREVAAMAGLTIGRIAQIQSEIESLPVDETLNQIVAKL
- a CDS encoding type II toxin-antitoxin system HicB family antitoxin; the protein is MRYAIVIEKAEGNFSAYVPDLPGCVATGASVEEVESKIREAIEFHLEGMREDGTPIPPPASRVEYVDIAA